Proteins encoded in a region of the Nicotiana tomentosiformis chromosome 9, ASM39032v3, whole genome shotgun sequence genome:
- the LOC138899164 gene encoding uncharacterized protein — MKSFIVKTDERLDAHGAVIKELGTGLCNLERQVGHIATVLSERIPAAPEKESGKELKIEDDDKKTKKKKGKKGAEKKKKEETSRREDTNDGSKHMPALPFPQKLYKEKLDKQFERFLDMLRHVNVNLPFTDVLSQIPAYAKFLKEILTKKRKIEETSVVKLTEHCSSILQNKLPQKKLEKEIGEIRSVSISLQLADQTTITPEGIVEDVLVRVDKFVVPVDFIVVNMEENKEVPLILGRPFLAMDRAILNIHDKKLILIVGEETVTFEMNVATAVKKEKPTASVKWKVKSSKEKAPVIEKDKCRVYPKKAEKKLSA; from the exons ATGAAATCCTTCATTGTCAAGACTGATGaaagattagatgctcatggggCAGTTATCAAAGAACTTGGTACAGGTTTGTGTAACTTGGAGAGACAAGTAGGACATATTGCAACTGTATTATCTGAGAGGATCCCAG CTGcacctgaaaaagaaagtgggaaggAGCTAAAAATTGAAGATGATGATAAAAAgactaagaagaagaaaggcaagaagggagctgagaaaaagaaaaaggaggaaacttcaagaagggaggacACTAATGATGGGAGCAAGcacatgcctgctctaccttttcctCAAAAGCTCTATaaagaaaagctggacaagcagtttgagagatttctagacaTGCTAAGACATGTTAATGTAAACCTGCCATTCACAGATGTTCTCTCACAAATACCAgcttatgcaaagttcttgaaggagatccttacaaagaagaggaagatagaagagacctcggtggtcaagctcacagagcactGCAGTTCTATCTTGCAAAATAagctcccacaaaa gaaactggagaaggagattggagagataaggtcggtgtcaatatctttgcagctggcagaccaaacgactataACACCCGAGGGGATAGTAGAAGATGTATTGGtgcgggtggataagttcgtagTTCCTGTGGATttcatagtggtgaatatggaggagaacaaggaggtccccctcatcctaggaagaccatttttAGCAATGGATAGAGCTATACTGAATATACATGATAAAAAACTAATTCTTatagtgggtgaggagactgtgacttttgagatgaatgtagcaactgcagtgaaaaaggagaagccaaCTGCAAGTGTTAAGTGGAAGGTGAAGAGTTCAAAAGAGAAGGCTCCAGTGATTGAGAAAGACAAGTGTAGGGTGTACCctaagaaggctgagaagaagttgtccgcgtag